Proteins from a single region of Cherax quadricarinatus isolate ZL_2023a chromosome 89, ASM3850222v1, whole genome shotgun sequence:
- the lobo gene encoding dynein regulatory complex subunit 7 isoform X3 — protein sequence MTMIMVGVVNLVVPSLVPHPQLLTLEDAAQVLSDLINYTPPHPPPTLPSRVRSPAEVVRTQQGGGAECALVVASVLLGAGYRALVVQGAAWPSLVARDTSHLPCPYLQQQLREGEKQEAAMASKYSVRAPPDLRSQYLLIMEERAKRRRTAHLQQKHDHTHTSATHEQEWQTGSGGGETSSHLHFWVVVLPPGHHVTKPTFVEPTTGQVVPLGPPYLHIHAVFDHTNYWACTKYDQPISSDMFDLSDRNVWMALIEDGESDSHPPHQLSPSSPHHEVGSDPLQPSSAHQSLSPAAHHYPPPAQSCEGPVPLGQGTTSLAVTQAHRDTKKTLKVPRMYMPITITEEMLEERFPGGWREEVYCGVVVRRYSAFSHPRGATLILTLCSNTAGSSQEVQEKFEQRGDGLLSRMTSLLQGAVHETFANTRKDTLKRHKYWRAPGLLMARSGSDGMNNPAQAGQGDDRNQSPQDEVFEFHSKFRVDALRTRVIGKTVWREEFDDRPDLLMARTITFSNADPSPPRPIQIIEEEFGCPDGEEPHKAVQRRVFEISEGKILLVYHYGHHRLLQPTRSFLKPQSGRPTDLTSEMTQGFQPDPSVEEPGMPELWEVLESEMEAEVQVQEEVRRAVEETAAIREARTAEEHHIVLLPHIFDIRRNETVQYILKQRQYEEAHREEMQRKRQEEREGRVDTIAPYLPLLLGDSEGDRGEIVRERCLQDLRERLALRANLLQDRLDQARALVLECREEGSRRKRLTAEERAALTARTTAAEAAHRRLRAQLAAWRHEASERYETLAGKLESNLWLTQKPALPPNSTLQ from the exons ATgactatgataatg GTGGGTGTGGTGAACCTTGTAGTGCCATCACTGGTGCCACACCCACAGTTGCTCACTCTCGAGGATGCTGCCCAAGTCCTCTCCGACCTCATCAACTATACTCCGCCCCATCCGCCACCCACTCTG CCAAGCAGAGTGCGGTCTCCAGCAGAGGTGGTGAGGACTCAGCAGGGTGGAGGAGCAGAGTGTGCCTTGGTGGttgcttctgtgttgctgggggCAGGTTACAGGGCCCTGGTGGTGCAAGGGGCAGCATGGCCCTCACTTGTTGCTAGGGACACCTCCCACCTTCCCTGCCCTTACCTTCAGCAACAGCTTAGG GAGGGTGAGAAGCAGGAAGCAGCGATGGCTTCCAAATACAGTGTACGTGCCCCCCCAGACCTGAGGAGTCAGTACCTGCTCATCATGGAGGAACGAGCCAAGCGGCGACGAACTGCCCACCTCCAACAAAAGCACGATCACACCCATACCTCTGCCACCCATGAGCAA GAGTGGCAGACAGGCAGTGGTGGGGGTGAGACATCAAGTCACCTTCACTTCTGGGTGGTGGTTCTGCCTCCCGGGCATCATGTGACCAAACCCACGTTTGTGGAGCCTACTACAGGGCAGGTAGTTCCCCTGGGTCCTCCGTACCTCCACATCCACGCAGTGTTCGACCACACTAACTACTGGGCTTGCACTAAGTATGACCAACCCATCTCCTCAGACATG TTTGATTTATCAGACCGAAATGTATGGATGGCACTCATAGAAGATGGTGAAAGTGACTCTCATCCACCACATCAACTATCACCTTCCTCCCCGCACCATGAAGTAGGCAGCGACCCACTGCAACCATCATCTGCCCACCAGTCATTATCACCAGCTGCCCACCATTACCCACCCCCAGCACAATCTTGTGAGGGGCCGGTGCCCTTAGGTCAGGGCACCACCTCACTTGCAGTAACTCAAGCCCATAGGGACACCAAGAAGACCCTCAAGGTGCCAAGGATGTATATGCCCATTACCATCACCGAAGAAA TGCTGGAGGAGAGGTTTCCAGGTGGGTGGCGGGAAGAGGTTTACTGTGGGGTGGTAGTGCGACGCTACTCTGCCTTCTCCCACCCCCGGGGTGCCACCCTCATCCTCACCCTCTGCTCCAACACTG CAGGGTCATCTCAGGAGGTACAGGAGAAATTTGAGCAACGTGGCGATGGTCTGTTGAGCCGCATGACCAGTCTCCTCCAGGGGGCCGTCCACGAAACCTTTGCCAACACTAGAAAGGACACACTCAAGC GTCACAAGTACTGGCGGGCTCCTGGTCTTCTAATGGCTCGGTCTGGGTCTGATGGTATGAATAATCCAGCACAGGCAGGCCAAGGTGATGATCGTAACCAGTCACCTCAAGACGAGGTCTTCGAGTTCCACTCAAAGTTCAGAGTGGACGCTCTCAG GACTCGAGTAATTGGCAAAACAGTTTGGAGGGAGGAATTTGATGACCGTCCAGATCTTCTCATGGCCCGGACCATCACCTTCAGTAATGCTGACCCTAGTCCACCCAGACCCATTCAG ATTATTGAAGAGGAGTTTGGGTGTCCAGATGGGGAGGAGCCTCACAAGGCAGTGCAGCGGCGAGTGTTCGAAATAAGCGAAGGCAAGATCCTGCTGGTGTACCACTACGGTCACCACCGCCTCCTGCAGCCCACCAGGTCCTTCCTCAAGCCCCAGAGTGGCAGGCCCACAGATCTCACATCAGAGATGACCCAGGGATTCCAG CCTGACCCAAGCGTGGAGGAACCAGGTATGCCCGAGCTATGGGAAGTGTTGGAGTCGGAGATGGAGGCAGAGGTgcaggtgcaggaggaggtgcgaAGGGCAGTGGAGGAGACAGCAGCCATCAGAGAGGCCAGGACTGCAGAGGAGCACCACATAGTCCTCCTTCCACACATCTTTGACATCCGCAGGAATGAAACAGTCCAGTACATATTAAAACAG CGGCAGTACGAGGAGGCTCACCGGGAGGAGATGCAGAGGAAACGTCAGGAGGAGCGGGAGGGTCGTGTTGACACCATTGCTCCCTACCTACCCCTTTTATTG ggtgacagtgagggtgacagAGGAGAAATTGTAAGAGAAAGATGCCTTCAAGACCTACGTGAGCGCCTCGCCCTCAGAGCCAACCTTCTTCAGGATAGACTTGACCAG GCCCGAGCATTGGTGTTGGAGTGTCGTGAAGAGGGAAGCCGCCGTAAGCGTCTCACCGCTGAAGAACGTGCAGCCCTCACTGCCCGCACCACAGCAGCCGAGGCCGCACACCGTCGCCTGCGGGCCCAGCTGGCTGCCTGGAGGCACGAAGCCTCAGAAAGATATGAGACACTGGCAGGCAAGCTGGAGAGTAATCTCTGGCTAACACAAAAGCCGGCCCTCCCTCCTAACAGCACCCTCCAGTAA
- the lobo gene encoding dynein regulatory complex subunit 7 isoform X2 encodes MWRQNIHDEGSNKNMAEELLHHIASYRRKYNTLYPRGPVLLLMPHDHNDHTVGVVNLVVPSLVPHPQLLTLEDAAQVLSDLINYTPPHPPPTLPSRVRSPAEVVRTQQGGGAECALVVASVLLGAGYRALVVQGAAWPSLVARDTSHLPCPYLQQQLREGEKQEAAMASKYSVRAPPDLRSQYLLIMEERAKRRRTAHLQQKHDHTHTSATHEQEWQTGSGGGETSSHLHFWVVVLPPGHHVTKPTFVEPTTGQVVPLGPPYLHIHAVFDHTNYWACTKYDQPISSDMFDLSDRNVWMALIEDGESDSHPPHQLSPSSPHHEVGSDPLQPSSAHQSLSPAAHHYPPPAQSCEGPVPLGQGTTSLAVTQAHRDTKKTLKVPRMYMPITITEEMLEERFPGGWREEVYCGVVVRRYSAFSHPRGATLILTLCSNTGSSQEVQEKFEQRGDGLLSRMTSLLQGAVHETFANTRKDTLKRHKYWRAPGLLMARSGSDGMNNPAQAGQGDDRNQSPQDEVFEFHSKFRVDALRTRVIGKTVWREEFDDRPDLLMARTITFSNADPSPPRPIQIIEEEFGCPDGEEPHKAVQRRVFEISEGKILLVYHYGHHRLLQPTRSFLKPQSGRPTDLTSEMTQGFQPDPSVEEPGMPELWEVLESEMEAEVQVQEEVRRAVEETAAIREARTAEEHHIVLLPHIFDIRRNETVQYILKQRQYEEAHREEMQRKRQEEREGRVDTIAPYLPLLLGDSEGDRGEIVRERCLQDLRERLALRANLLQDRLDQARALVLECREEGSRRKRLTAEERAALTARTTAAEAAHRRLRAQLAAWRHEASERYETLAGKLESNLWLTQKPALPPNSTLQ; translated from the exons ATGTGGAGACAAAATATCCATGATGAAGGAAGTAACAAGAATATGGCAGAAGAATTACTACACCATATAGCAAGTTATAGACGGAAATATAATACATTGTATCCTCGAGGACCTGTCTTATTATTGATGCCTCATGACCACAATGATCACACT GTGGGTGTGGTGAACCTTGTAGTGCCATCACTGGTGCCACACCCACAGTTGCTCACTCTCGAGGATGCTGCCCAAGTCCTCTCCGACCTCATCAACTATACTCCGCCCCATCCGCCACCCACTCTG CCAAGCAGAGTGCGGTCTCCAGCAGAGGTGGTGAGGACTCAGCAGGGTGGAGGAGCAGAGTGTGCCTTGGTGGttgcttctgtgttgctgggggCAGGTTACAGGGCCCTGGTGGTGCAAGGGGCAGCATGGCCCTCACTTGTTGCTAGGGACACCTCCCACCTTCCCTGCCCTTACCTTCAGCAACAGCTTAGG GAGGGTGAGAAGCAGGAAGCAGCGATGGCTTCCAAATACAGTGTACGTGCCCCCCCAGACCTGAGGAGTCAGTACCTGCTCATCATGGAGGAACGAGCCAAGCGGCGACGAACTGCCCACCTCCAACAAAAGCACGATCACACCCATACCTCTGCCACCCATGAGCAA GAGTGGCAGACAGGCAGTGGTGGGGGTGAGACATCAAGTCACCTTCACTTCTGGGTGGTGGTTCTGCCTCCCGGGCATCATGTGACCAAACCCACGTTTGTGGAGCCTACTACAGGGCAGGTAGTTCCCCTGGGTCCTCCGTACCTCCACATCCACGCAGTGTTCGACCACACTAACTACTGGGCTTGCACTAAGTATGACCAACCCATCTCCTCAGACATG TTTGATTTATCAGACCGAAATGTATGGATGGCACTCATAGAAGATGGTGAAAGTGACTCTCATCCACCACATCAACTATCACCTTCCTCCCCGCACCATGAAGTAGGCAGCGACCCACTGCAACCATCATCTGCCCACCAGTCATTATCACCAGCTGCCCACCATTACCCACCCCCAGCACAATCTTGTGAGGGGCCGGTGCCCTTAGGTCAGGGCACCACCTCACTTGCAGTAACTCAAGCCCATAGGGACACCAAGAAGACCCTCAAGGTGCCAAGGATGTATATGCCCATTACCATCACCGAAGAAA TGCTGGAGGAGAGGTTTCCAGGTGGGTGGCGGGAAGAGGTTTACTGTGGGGTGGTAGTGCGACGCTACTCTGCCTTCTCCCACCCCCGGGGTGCCACCCTCATCCTCACCCTCTGCTCCAACACTG GGTCATCTCAGGAGGTACAGGAGAAATTTGAGCAACGTGGCGATGGTCTGTTGAGCCGCATGACCAGTCTCCTCCAGGGGGCCGTCCACGAAACCTTTGCCAACACTAGAAAGGACACACTCAAGC GTCACAAGTACTGGCGGGCTCCTGGTCTTCTAATGGCTCGGTCTGGGTCTGATGGTATGAATAATCCAGCACAGGCAGGCCAAGGTGATGATCGTAACCAGTCACCTCAAGACGAGGTCTTCGAGTTCCACTCAAAGTTCAGAGTGGACGCTCTCAG GACTCGAGTAATTGGCAAAACAGTTTGGAGGGAGGAATTTGATGACCGTCCAGATCTTCTCATGGCCCGGACCATCACCTTCAGTAATGCTGACCCTAGTCCACCCAGACCCATTCAG ATTATTGAAGAGGAGTTTGGGTGTCCAGATGGGGAGGAGCCTCACAAGGCAGTGCAGCGGCGAGTGTTCGAAATAAGCGAAGGCAAGATCCTGCTGGTGTACCACTACGGTCACCACCGCCTCCTGCAGCCCACCAGGTCCTTCCTCAAGCCCCAGAGTGGCAGGCCCACAGATCTCACATCAGAGATGACCCAGGGATTCCAG CCTGACCCAAGCGTGGAGGAACCAGGTATGCCCGAGCTATGGGAAGTGTTGGAGTCGGAGATGGAGGCAGAGGTgcaggtgcaggaggaggtgcgaAGGGCAGTGGAGGAGACAGCAGCCATCAGAGAGGCCAGGACTGCAGAGGAGCACCACATAGTCCTCCTTCCACACATCTTTGACATCCGCAGGAATGAAACAGTCCAGTACATATTAAAACAG CGGCAGTACGAGGAGGCTCACCGGGAGGAGATGCAGAGGAAACGTCAGGAGGAGCGGGAGGGTCGTGTTGACACCATTGCTCCCTACCTACCCCTTTTATTG ggtgacagtgagggtgacagAGGAGAAATTGTAAGAGAAAGATGCCTTCAAGACCTACGTGAGCGCCTCGCCCTCAGAGCCAACCTTCTTCAGGATAGACTTGACCAG GCCCGAGCATTGGTGTTGGAGTGTCGTGAAGAGGGAAGCCGCCGTAAGCGTCTCACCGCTGAAGAACGTGCAGCCCTCACTGCCCGCACCACAGCAGCCGAGGCCGCACACCGTCGCCTGCGGGCCCAGCTGGCTGCCTGGAGGCACGAAGCCTCAGAAAGATATGAGACACTGGCAGGCAAGCTGGAGAGTAATCTCTGGCTAACACAAAAGCCGGCCCTCCCTCCTAACAGCACCCTCCAGTAA
- the lobo gene encoding dynein regulatory complex subunit 7 isoform X1: protein MWRQNIHDEGSNKNMAEELLHHIASYRRKYNTLYPRGPVLLLMPHDHNDHTVGVVNLVVPSLVPHPQLLTLEDAAQVLSDLINYTPPHPPPTLPSRVRSPAEVVRTQQGGGAECALVVASVLLGAGYRALVVQGAAWPSLVARDTSHLPCPYLQQQLREGEKQEAAMASKYSVRAPPDLRSQYLLIMEERAKRRRTAHLQQKHDHTHTSATHEQEWQTGSGGGETSSHLHFWVVVLPPGHHVTKPTFVEPTTGQVVPLGPPYLHIHAVFDHTNYWACTKYDQPISSDMFDLSDRNVWMALIEDGESDSHPPHQLSPSSPHHEVGSDPLQPSSAHQSLSPAAHHYPPPAQSCEGPVPLGQGTTSLAVTQAHRDTKKTLKVPRMYMPITITEEMLEERFPGGWREEVYCGVVVRRYSAFSHPRGATLILTLCSNTAGSSQEVQEKFEQRGDGLLSRMTSLLQGAVHETFANTRKDTLKRHKYWRAPGLLMARSGSDGMNNPAQAGQGDDRNQSPQDEVFEFHSKFRVDALRTRVIGKTVWREEFDDRPDLLMARTITFSNADPSPPRPIQIIEEEFGCPDGEEPHKAVQRRVFEISEGKILLVYHYGHHRLLQPTRSFLKPQSGRPTDLTSEMTQGFQPDPSVEEPGMPELWEVLESEMEAEVQVQEEVRRAVEETAAIREARTAEEHHIVLLPHIFDIRRNETVQYILKQRQYEEAHREEMQRKRQEEREGRVDTIAPYLPLLLGDSEGDRGEIVRERCLQDLRERLALRANLLQDRLDQARALVLECREEGSRRKRLTAEERAALTARTTAAEAAHRRLRAQLAAWRHEASERYETLAGKLESNLWLTQKPALPPNSTLQ, encoded by the exons ATGTGGAGACAAAATATCCATGATGAAGGAAGTAACAAGAATATGGCAGAAGAATTACTACACCATATAGCAAGTTATAGACGGAAATATAATACATTGTATCCTCGAGGACCTGTCTTATTATTGATGCCTCATGACCACAATGATCACACT GTGGGTGTGGTGAACCTTGTAGTGCCATCACTGGTGCCACACCCACAGTTGCTCACTCTCGAGGATGCTGCCCAAGTCCTCTCCGACCTCATCAACTATACTCCGCCCCATCCGCCACCCACTCTG CCAAGCAGAGTGCGGTCTCCAGCAGAGGTGGTGAGGACTCAGCAGGGTGGAGGAGCAGAGTGTGCCTTGGTGGttgcttctgtgttgctgggggCAGGTTACAGGGCCCTGGTGGTGCAAGGGGCAGCATGGCCCTCACTTGTTGCTAGGGACACCTCCCACCTTCCCTGCCCTTACCTTCAGCAACAGCTTAGG GAGGGTGAGAAGCAGGAAGCAGCGATGGCTTCCAAATACAGTGTACGTGCCCCCCCAGACCTGAGGAGTCAGTACCTGCTCATCATGGAGGAACGAGCCAAGCGGCGACGAACTGCCCACCTCCAACAAAAGCACGATCACACCCATACCTCTGCCACCCATGAGCAA GAGTGGCAGACAGGCAGTGGTGGGGGTGAGACATCAAGTCACCTTCACTTCTGGGTGGTGGTTCTGCCTCCCGGGCATCATGTGACCAAACCCACGTTTGTGGAGCCTACTACAGGGCAGGTAGTTCCCCTGGGTCCTCCGTACCTCCACATCCACGCAGTGTTCGACCACACTAACTACTGGGCTTGCACTAAGTATGACCAACCCATCTCCTCAGACATG TTTGATTTATCAGACCGAAATGTATGGATGGCACTCATAGAAGATGGTGAAAGTGACTCTCATCCACCACATCAACTATCACCTTCCTCCCCGCACCATGAAGTAGGCAGCGACCCACTGCAACCATCATCTGCCCACCAGTCATTATCACCAGCTGCCCACCATTACCCACCCCCAGCACAATCTTGTGAGGGGCCGGTGCCCTTAGGTCAGGGCACCACCTCACTTGCAGTAACTCAAGCCCATAGGGACACCAAGAAGACCCTCAAGGTGCCAAGGATGTATATGCCCATTACCATCACCGAAGAAA TGCTGGAGGAGAGGTTTCCAGGTGGGTGGCGGGAAGAGGTTTACTGTGGGGTGGTAGTGCGACGCTACTCTGCCTTCTCCCACCCCCGGGGTGCCACCCTCATCCTCACCCTCTGCTCCAACACTG CAGGGTCATCTCAGGAGGTACAGGAGAAATTTGAGCAACGTGGCGATGGTCTGTTGAGCCGCATGACCAGTCTCCTCCAGGGGGCCGTCCACGAAACCTTTGCCAACACTAGAAAGGACACACTCAAGC GTCACAAGTACTGGCGGGCTCCTGGTCTTCTAATGGCTCGGTCTGGGTCTGATGGTATGAATAATCCAGCACAGGCAGGCCAAGGTGATGATCGTAACCAGTCACCTCAAGACGAGGTCTTCGAGTTCCACTCAAAGTTCAGAGTGGACGCTCTCAG GACTCGAGTAATTGGCAAAACAGTTTGGAGGGAGGAATTTGATGACCGTCCAGATCTTCTCATGGCCCGGACCATCACCTTCAGTAATGCTGACCCTAGTCCACCCAGACCCATTCAG ATTATTGAAGAGGAGTTTGGGTGTCCAGATGGGGAGGAGCCTCACAAGGCAGTGCAGCGGCGAGTGTTCGAAATAAGCGAAGGCAAGATCCTGCTGGTGTACCACTACGGTCACCACCGCCTCCTGCAGCCCACCAGGTCCTTCCTCAAGCCCCAGAGTGGCAGGCCCACAGATCTCACATCAGAGATGACCCAGGGATTCCAG CCTGACCCAAGCGTGGAGGAACCAGGTATGCCCGAGCTATGGGAAGTGTTGGAGTCGGAGATGGAGGCAGAGGTgcaggtgcaggaggaggtgcgaAGGGCAGTGGAGGAGACAGCAGCCATCAGAGAGGCCAGGACTGCAGAGGAGCACCACATAGTCCTCCTTCCACACATCTTTGACATCCGCAGGAATGAAACAGTCCAGTACATATTAAAACAG CGGCAGTACGAGGAGGCTCACCGGGAGGAGATGCAGAGGAAACGTCAGGAGGAGCGGGAGGGTCGTGTTGACACCATTGCTCCCTACCTACCCCTTTTATTG ggtgacagtgagggtgacagAGGAGAAATTGTAAGAGAAAGATGCCTTCAAGACCTACGTGAGCGCCTCGCCCTCAGAGCCAACCTTCTTCAGGATAGACTTGACCAG GCCCGAGCATTGGTGTTGGAGTGTCGTGAAGAGGGAAGCCGCCGTAAGCGTCTCACCGCTGAAGAACGTGCAGCCCTCACTGCCCGCACCACAGCAGCCGAGGCCGCACACCGTCGCCTGCGGGCCCAGCTGGCTGCCTGGAGGCACGAAGCCTCAGAAAGATATGAGACACTGGCAGGCAAGCTGGAGAGTAATCTCTGGCTAACACAAAAGCCGGCCCTCCCTCCTAACAGCACCCTCCAGTAA